From the Arctopsyche grandis isolate Sample6627 chromosome 11, ASM5162203v2, whole genome shotgun sequence genome, one window contains:
- the eIF2Balpha gene encoding eukaryotic translation initiation factor 2B subunit alpha has product MDKEAIRKYFQGVLKQNEDLSVAVAAIMTLLEVLKKHNATTVQELDSAFGEAILIMKNCDQPITAISSACNLFQRFITLGQLDNIGNDKDFKKTMETRGHYFLQRLTKARGIIVEQACSFVADGCRILTHSKSRVVLQTLIEAAKTKRFQVFVTMSSPDNSGENMYRRLVENGIDCKLILDSSIGYMMEQVDIVMLGAEGVVESGGIINKIGTYTLAMCAKELKKPVYILTECIKFTRTYPLNQRDLPNEFKFLSSKLKNDLSKEHPLVDYTPPSYITLLFTDIGIFTPSAVSDELIKLYL; this is encoded by the exons ATGGATAAAGAag CCATACGAAAGTATTTTCAGGGTGTACTGAAACAAAATGAAGATCTCTCAGTTGCTGTCGCCGCCATAATGACATTATTGGAGGTTTTAAAGAAACACAACg CGACAACCGTTCAAGAATTAGATTCTGCTTTTGGAGAAGCAATACTGATCATGAAAAATTGTGATCAACCTATCACTGCCATATCTTCGGCATGTAATCTCTTTCAACGGTTCATCACTCTCGGACAACTGGACAATATAGGA AATGAcaaagatttcaaaaaaacaatggAAACGAGAGGTCATTATTTCTTACAGCGACTCACAAAAGCAAGGGGAATCATCGTAGAACAAGCGTGTAGTTTTGTTGCAGATGGCTGT cgGATATTAACTCATTCAAAATCCAGAGTTGTTTTGCAAACACTTATTGAAGCAGCTAAAACTAAACGCTTTCAAGTATTCGTCACAATGTCATCGCCTGATAATTCTGg ggAAAATATGTATAGAAGACTGGTAGAAAATGGCATCGACTGCAAACTAATTTTAGATTCATCTATAGGATATATGATGGAACAGGTAGATATTGTAATGCTGGGTGCTGAAGGTGTAGTGGAGAGTGGCGGTATTATAAACAAg ATCGGTACATATACCTTAGCGATGTGTGCAAAAGAACTGAAGAAACCTGTTTACATTCTGACAGAATGTATTAAATTCACGAGAACATATCCTTTAAATCAGAGAGATCTTCCGAACGAATTTAAATTCTTATCTAGTAAATTAAAAAACGATTTGTCTAAAGAACATCCTTTAGTTGATTATACTCCACCATCGTACATAACTTTATTATTCACTGATATTGGCATATTCACACCGTCGGCTGTGAGTGATGAGctcataaaattgtatttataa